One window of Microbacterium sp. 1S1 genomic DNA carries:
- the folB gene encoding dihydroneopterin aldolase, whose protein sequence is MDFLDEIVLTGLTVFGRHGVYAHEREEGQEFTVDLRLRLSLEQASTSDDVADTIHYGELAERVAAVVAGEPVNLIETLAERIAVVALDDRRVQQVTVTVHKPHAPIAQRFADVAVTVHRTRAPEALEDITA, encoded by the coding sequence ATGGACTTCCTCGACGAGATCGTGCTGACAGGGCTGACCGTGTTCGGCCGCCACGGCGTCTACGCGCACGAGCGAGAGGAGGGGCAGGAGTTCACCGTCGACCTGCGGCTGCGGCTCTCCCTCGAACAGGCATCGACCTCGGACGACGTCGCGGACACCATCCACTACGGGGAACTCGCCGAGCGGGTGGCCGCGGTCGTGGCCGGCGAGCCGGTGAACCTGATCGAGACGCTGGCCGAGCGCATCGCGGTCGTCGCGCTCGATGACCGCCGCGTGCAGCAGGTGACCGTGACGGTGCACAAGCCGCACGCGCCGATCGCCCAGCGCTTCGCCGACGTGGCCGTGACGGTGCACCGCACGCGGGCACCGGAGGCGCTGGAGGACATCACCGCATGA
- the hpt gene encoding hypoxanthine phosphoribosyltransferase, with product MRAAEIQDDLAQILVTEEEIHAKLDELAAQVAKDYEGKDLILVGVLKGAVMVMADFARALPFHAPMDWMAVSSYGASTKSSGVVQIRKDLDTDLHGKHVLIVEDIIDSGLTLSWLLENFESRGAESIEVLALLRKPEAAKVEIDCKYVGFDIPVEFVVGYGLDYAERYRNLRDVAVLAPHVYS from the coding sequence ATGCGCGCCGCGGAGATCCAGGATGACCTTGCACAGATCCTCGTCACCGAGGAGGAGATCCACGCCAAGCTCGACGAGCTCGCGGCGCAGGTGGCGAAGGATTACGAGGGCAAGGACCTCATCCTCGTCGGAGTGCTGAAGGGCGCGGTCATGGTCATGGCCGACTTCGCGCGGGCGCTGCCGTTCCACGCCCCCATGGACTGGATGGCGGTGTCCAGCTACGGAGCCAGCACCAAGTCGAGCGGCGTCGTGCAGATCCGGAAGGACCTCGACACCGACTTGCACGGCAAGCACGTGCTGATCGTCGAGGACATCATCGATTCGGGTCTCACCCTGAGCTGGCTGCTGGAGAACTTCGAGTCCCGGGGTGCGGAATCGATCGAGGTCCTCGCGCTGCTGCGCAAGCCGGAGGCGGCGAAGGTCGAGATCGACTGCAAGTACGTCGGGTTCGACATCCCGGTGGAGTTCGTCGTCGGCTACGGGCTCGACTATGCCGAGCGCTACCGCAACCTCCGAGACGTCGCGGTCCTGGCGCCGCACGTCTACAGCTGA
- the folE gene encoding GTP cyclohydrolase I: MTVDKGRVERLTRELLEAIGEDPDRPGIKQTPSRMAELYAEFFAGVGEDPAEPLAHTISVTRGPAPDTLPSGAVLLRDIRFRSVCEHHLLPFAGHAHIAYLPGEQVVGLGALVRVVEILAARPQVQERLGEQIADTIAEHLDARGVLVVLDASHGCVTMRGGRQTEASTLTIAARGAYTDPVARAELVTLIGMAVPGAGAARG, encoded by the coding sequence GTGACCGTCGACAAGGGACGGGTCGAGCGACTCACCAGGGAACTCCTGGAGGCGATCGGCGAAGACCCCGATCGCCCCGGCATCAAGCAGACACCCTCCCGGATGGCCGAGCTCTACGCGGAGTTCTTCGCCGGCGTGGGGGAGGATCCGGCCGAGCCGCTCGCGCACACGATCAGCGTGACTCGCGGGCCGGCGCCGGACACCCTCCCCTCGGGGGCGGTGCTGCTGCGCGACATCCGCTTCCGCTCCGTGTGCGAACACCATCTCCTGCCGTTCGCCGGGCATGCGCACATCGCCTACCTCCCCGGCGAGCAGGTCGTCGGTCTCGGTGCCCTCGTGCGCGTCGTCGAGATCCTGGCCGCGAGGCCGCAGGTACAGGAGCGGCTGGGGGAGCAGATCGCGGACACGATCGCGGAGCACCTCGATGCGCGGGGCGTGCTCGTGGTGCTCGACGCCAGTCACGGCTGCGTGACCATGCGGGGCGGGCGGCAGACCGAGGCGTCGACGCTGACCATCGCGGCGCGCGGCGCCTACACCGACCCGGTGGCGCGTGCGGAGCTGGTGACCCTGATCGGCATGGCGGTACCGGGCGCCGGAGCGGCGCGCGGATGA
- a CDS encoding DUF3180 domain-containing protein — MKRTSAGLLAVLALIGAGVGFATDQMLTAAGRATFTPSLFLPVLLVLIAGASLGVAWPVRRSVRSGVRIDPFRALRAATLARASSLLGAIMAGFGAGLLTFLLTRPIDPPIGSTVAMVALIASAVVLVIAALVAEQFCTLPKDPDDSEPRDRAPEPGGGH, encoded by the coding sequence ATGAAGCGTACCTCTGCCGGGCTGCTCGCCGTCCTCGCTCTGATCGGAGCCGGCGTCGGTTTCGCCACCGACCAGATGCTCACGGCCGCCGGACGGGCGACTTTCACGCCGTCGTTGTTCCTGCCGGTGCTGCTCGTCCTCATCGCGGGTGCCTCCCTCGGGGTCGCCTGGCCGGTGCGCCGGAGCGTCCGTTCCGGTGTGCGCATCGACCCGTTCCGCGCGCTCCGTGCCGCGACCCTCGCCCGGGCGTCGAGCCTGCTGGGGGCGATCATGGCGGGCTTCGGCGCCGGGCTGCTGACCTTCCTCCTCACGCGGCCCATCGATCCCCCGATAGGGTCGACTGTGGCGATGGTGGCGCTGATCGCGAGTGCGGTCGTGCTCGTCATCGCCGCACTCGTCGCCGAACAGTTCTGCACCCTGCCGAAGGATCCTGATGACTCAGAACCCAGAGACCGCGCCCCTGAACCCGGCGGAGGGCACTGA
- the folK gene encoding 2-amino-4-hydroxy-6-hydroxymethyldihydropteridine diphosphokinase gives MSRNLTRPPEVPAPRSPRPETVAVVALGANLGEREETVRAAAARIGRLPLVSDVRLSRLFETVALRVDGPDPEAPGYVNAVALVTTRLAPEILLGMLHAIEDENGRVRGERWGDRTLDLDLIAYGDVVSDHPQLELPHPRAAERLFVLEPWLDVDPDAELVGSGRVADLVAALRARGQG, from the coding sequence ATGAGTCGCAACCTCACTCGTCCCCCGGAGGTGCCGGCCCCCCGGTCCCCTCGTCCGGAGACGGTCGCGGTCGTGGCGCTCGGAGCCAACCTCGGCGAACGGGAGGAGACCGTCCGCGCGGCGGCCGCGCGCATCGGCCGGCTGCCGCTCGTCTCGGACGTGCGGCTGTCCCGACTGTTCGAGACGGTGGCGCTGAGGGTGGACGGGCCCGATCCGGAGGCGCCGGGCTACGTCAACGCCGTGGCCCTCGTGACCACGCGCCTCGCGCCGGAGATCCTCCTCGGGATGCTGCACGCCATCGAGGACGAGAACGGCCGCGTGCGGGGCGAGCGGTGGGGAGACCGGACCCTCGACCTCGACCTCATCGCCTATGGCGACGTGGTCTCGGACCACCCTCAGCTGGAGCTGCCCCATCCGCGTGCCGCGGAACGGCTGTTCGTCCTGGAGCCGTGGCTCGACGTCGATCCCGATGCCGAGCTGGTGGGGTCGGGGCGAGTCGCCGATCTCGTGGCGGCGCTCCGTGCGCGGGGTCAGGGATGA
- a CDS encoding alpha/beta hydrolase — translation MSLPGLIDDPARGDVGAVTAAATAFSTRATSARARTGDADAALASLTSMTASAADALGTRVLLLAQRFGEAAEGLDGISAAITTYATDLETLKGEAARRLRAAQNAYDHIFVRRAEALNAASEFVTGWALPWDAVLPSWMYLDDPGYLHRWQAAIDAYLAARSSYNALAGERETIDQRAVTALSAVPLVVAVTQGGKVGPGGFSAAGLIWAGDVNGITAESLAGLGDPDLIRETWNAMDEETRTALLAASSLLLGNLNGIPIRDRVTANHRNIRDEIARREAEIARLQALVDSLKTGDRADAWEAKGYLDEIAKLREPIDYWQSLLDQDYTWWDESERKHTDKGAGARVVVFDPDADAVATYHGPIDPTTGDIPAWIRNVAVSVPGTTTTMTNFGDGTGAQLYRSAGPDTAVFQWAGGTFPQLELPGPTDSSYSRDLAPKLVDFVAGIGTPSDATLTVLGHSYGGATVGLAEKAGLVADRILYVSAAGMGAGVSGVEDFPHTSGVPHYSMMARGDLVVGLIQGNGAGQMHGQSPLTADGVTRLETGWIQDERGGRVVDLEDYNVEGNGTPRGIDSHSSVYDPRSVAFDNIIAVITGGDAMLFAEDDVYNPRPIVVPGAGPIVHAPVRTDGIDKPDFVPEYARIEG, via the coding sequence ATGAGCCTGCCCGGACTGATCGACGACCCTGCCCGCGGCGACGTGGGGGCCGTGACCGCCGCCGCCACTGCCTTCTCGACCCGCGCCACCTCCGCCCGCGCCCGCACGGGTGACGCGGACGCCGCGCTCGCGAGCCTCACGTCGATGACCGCCTCCGCGGCCGACGCCCTCGGCACCCGCGTGCTGCTGCTCGCCCAGCGCTTCGGGGAGGCGGCCGAGGGCCTCGACGGCATCTCCGCCGCGATCACGACCTACGCGACCGACCTCGAGACGCTCAAGGGCGAGGCCGCCCGTCGGCTTCGAGCCGCGCAGAACGCCTACGACCACATCTTCGTCCGCCGTGCGGAGGCGCTCAACGCCGCGAGCGAGTTCGTCACGGGGTGGGCTCTGCCGTGGGACGCGGTGCTGCCTTCCTGGATGTACCTCGACGACCCGGGATATCTGCACCGCTGGCAGGCCGCGATCGACGCGTACCTCGCTGCACGATCCTCCTACAACGCGCTGGCCGGCGAGCGCGAGACGATCGACCAGCGCGCCGTGACCGCGCTCTCGGCGGTTCCGCTCGTCGTCGCCGTGACGCAGGGCGGGAAGGTCGGGCCCGGCGGGTTCTCTGCCGCGGGGCTCATCTGGGCGGGCGACGTGAACGGCATCACGGCGGAGTCGCTGGCCGGCCTCGGCGACCCCGACCTCATCCGCGAGACCTGGAACGCGATGGACGAGGAGACGCGCACGGCGCTCCTCGCCGCCTCCTCGCTGCTCCTCGGCAACCTCAACGGGATCCCGATCCGCGACCGCGTGACCGCGAACCACCGGAACATCCGCGACGAGATCGCCAGGCGGGAGGCGGAGATCGCGCGGCTCCAGGCGCTCGTGGACAGTCTCAAGACCGGTGACCGTGCCGACGCGTGGGAGGCGAAGGGGTACCTCGACGAGATCGCGAAACTGCGCGAGCCGATCGACTACTGGCAGAGCCTGCTCGACCAGGACTACACGTGGTGGGACGAGAGTGAGCGGAAGCACACGGACAAGGGCGCCGGTGCGCGCGTCGTCGTGTTCGACCCCGATGCCGATGCGGTGGCGACTTACCACGGACCGATCGACCCGACCACCGGCGACATCCCCGCCTGGATCCGAAACGTGGCCGTCTCGGTGCCGGGCACGACGACCACCATGACGAACTTCGGTGACGGCACGGGCGCACAGCTGTACCGCTCGGCCGGCCCGGACACGGCCGTGTTCCAGTGGGCGGGGGGCACGTTCCCGCAGCTGGAGCTTCCTGGACCGACGGACTCCTCCTACTCGCGAGACCTCGCCCCGAAGCTCGTCGACTTCGTCGCGGGGATCGGCACGCCGAGCGACGCGACCCTCACCGTGCTGGGCCACAGCTACGGCGGCGCGACCGTGGGTCTCGCGGAGAAGGCAGGACTCGTCGCTGACCGCATCCTCTACGTCTCGGCGGCGGGAATGGGCGCCGGCGTGAGCGGCGTGGAGGACTTCCCGCACACGTCAGGTGTCCCGCATTACTCGATGATGGCGCGGGGTGACCTCGTCGTCGGACTCATCCAGGGCAACGGTGCCGGCCAGATGCACGGGCAGTCGCCGCTGACGGCCGACGGCGTGACGCGTCTCGAGACCGGCTGGATCCAGGACGAGCGCGGCGGACGCGTCGTCGACTTGGAGGACTACAACGTCGAGGGAAACGGGACACCGCGGGGTATCGACAGCCACAGTTCGGTCTACGATCCTCGATCCGTCGCCTTCGACAACATCATCGCCGTCATCACCGGTGGCGATGCGATGCTGTTCGCGGAGGACGACGTCTACAACCCGCGGCCGATCGTGGTGCCGGGGGCGGGCCCGATCGTCCACGCTCCCGTGCGCACCGACGGTATCGACAAGCCGGACTTCGTGCCGGAGTACGCGAGGATCGAGGGATGA
- a CDS encoding DUF937 domain-containing protein, which yields MALDDILSQVPLDDLARKLGVSRDEAKVAVEQGGAVLLGGLAKNAQTTEGSAAIEKALGKHQGATRPSTVDDIDQTDGGKIVSHILGGKEKEVTKELTESKATPGIDFGTLLPILAPIVMGLIANATKSKTPKADSADENSGGIGDVIGGILGGGNRSSGGIGDVLGGILGGGTSGSGGGIDLGGVLGGLFGGKK from the coding sequence ATGGCCCTCGACGACATCCTCAGCCAGGTTCCCCTCGACGACCTCGCGCGGAAGCTCGGAGTGTCCCGCGACGAGGCCAAGGTCGCGGTCGAGCAGGGCGGTGCGGTCCTTCTCGGCGGCCTGGCCAAGAATGCGCAGACGACGGAGGGGTCGGCGGCCATCGAGAAAGCCCTCGGCAAGCACCAGGGCGCCACCCGTCCCTCCACGGTCGACGACATCGATCAGACCGACGGCGGCAAGATCGTCTCGCACATCCTCGGCGGGAAGGAGAAGGAGGTCACGAAGGAGCTGACGGAATCGAAGGCGACCCCTGGTATCGACTTCGGTACGCTGCTTCCCATCCTCGCGCCGATCGTGATGGGCCTGATCGCCAACGCCACGAAGAGCAAGACGCCGAAGGCGGACTCCGCCGACGAGAACTCCGGCGGGATCGGAGACGTGATTGGCGGAATCCTCGGTGGCGGGAACCGATCCTCCGGCGGGATCGGCGACGTGCTGGGTGGCATCCTCGGCGGCGGCACGAGCGGGTCAGGCGGCGGGATCGACCTGGGCGGTGTCCTCGGCGGACTGTTCGGCGGCAAGAAGTAG
- a CDS encoding PH domain-containing protein: MTQNPETAPLNPAEGTDLGALDQGTYTRLRTARNEARLELDGTWHQISPRYVVSQLVQNVIFLAIVAAAAVVLNIVLEQDWVWIPAGVIILITIVTLIILPRQARAIGYMLRADDIVFRKGILWQRMIAVPYGRMQLVDITQGPLDRAFGVSQLKMVTAAATTGVQIPGLTQAAAEALRDTLIQVAETRRTGL; the protein is encoded by the coding sequence ATGACTCAGAACCCAGAGACCGCGCCCCTGAACCCGGCGGAGGGCACTGACCTCGGCGCCCTCGACCAGGGCACGTACACGCGGCTGCGCACGGCGCGGAACGAGGCGCGGCTCGAACTCGACGGCACCTGGCACCAGATCTCCCCGCGTTACGTCGTCTCGCAGCTCGTCCAGAACGTCATCTTCCTCGCGATCGTCGCGGCCGCCGCGGTCGTGCTGAACATCGTGCTGGAGCAGGACTGGGTGTGGATCCCGGCCGGCGTCATCATCCTCATCACGATCGTGACGCTGATCATCCTTCCGCGTCAGGCCAGGGCGATCGGCTACATGCTCCGCGCCGACGACATCGTGTTCCGCAAGGGCATCCTGTGGCAGCGCATGATCGCGGTGCCCTACGGCCGCATGCAGCTCGTCGACATCACGCAGGGGCCGCTCGACCGCGCCTTCGGGGTTTCCCAGCTCAAGATGGTCACGGCCGCCGCGACCACCGGCGTCCAGATCCCCGGACTCACCCAGGCGGCGGCCGAGGCGCTGCGCGACACCCTGATCCAGGTCGCCGAGACCCGTCGGACCGGCCTGTGA
- a CDS encoding PH domain-containing protein, translated as MSESQLPPASAGQTPAGAPSTNLADGEWHRMHPLTPLFKGGLALIIVGGIVIANMRDRVIAWLVGQFAPEEAHYDDYTGGDPVDWVLANNFALIALLGVLGLVAVLVAIFWFVWRFQQFRITGEHVEVRKGIIFRSHRRAPLDRVQGVNLTRPFPARIIGLAKLEVVGAGTDANVALEYLATPRAEGVRAEILRLASGARAARHAAMNPGSAASAAVPGPSAPASARAQLVGSMNEGVNGLLAGVDLQDVVPESVVKIPAGRLIGSQLISGLLWLVFFGVIFAIALGSTLIGVLVDGDPDGGIVLLGIGLGMGVPMVIAVVGITWAQISKSLRYSIAPTPDGVRITYGLLTTVTETLPPGRIFAVEVSQSLLWRPFGWWTIKINRMSGKSVAQQSSSSGQQFNVVLPVGKRADVERVLSLVLPDVPADSIPALWDQGVIGPADSDPYRTMPRRAWWRRPVSWKRHGYAVTTDGLLLRRGVVWRKLAIFPLARLQGVSLNQGPIDRAQRVSGAQVHTVPGPITGLLSGLERADALALLDEVSIAAAEAASRDRTHRWSEHAAAAAPSVAPAPPTPPVFGGPASAPLVSPPPVFGGPASPPLPPPPAPSAPPSTPPVAPGGPSAVPPVRTQVEQPPVPPVTAPPVAPPRLPPVTAPPVAPPPVPPVTPPAPSTDPSAPPPAPPARPDAPREQ; from the coding sequence GTGAGCGAGTCGCAGCTTCCCCCCGCGTCCGCAGGACAGACGCCCGCCGGCGCGCCGTCGACGAACCTCGCGGACGGCGAATGGCACCGGATGCATCCGCTGACGCCGCTGTTCAAGGGCGGCCTGGCGCTCATCATCGTCGGCGGCATCGTGATCGCGAACATGCGCGATCGGGTGATCGCCTGGCTGGTCGGACAGTTCGCGCCGGAGGAGGCGCACTACGACGACTACACCGGCGGCGACCCCGTGGACTGGGTTCTCGCCAACAACTTCGCCCTCATCGCTCTGCTCGGTGTGCTGGGCCTCGTCGCGGTGCTCGTGGCGATCTTCTGGTTCGTCTGGCGTTTCCAGCAGTTCCGGATCACCGGAGAGCACGTCGAGGTGCGCAAGGGCATCATCTTCCGCTCGCACCGCCGCGCCCCGCTCGACCGTGTGCAGGGCGTGAACCTCACCCGGCCCTTCCCGGCGCGTATCATCGGGCTCGCGAAGCTGGAGGTCGTCGGCGCCGGCACCGACGCGAACGTGGCACTCGAGTATCTGGCGACGCCGCGCGCCGAGGGCGTACGTGCGGAGATCCTCCGGTTGGCCTCGGGTGCGCGCGCAGCGCGGCACGCGGCCATGAACCCGGGAAGCGCGGCGTCGGCTGCTGTCCCCGGCCCCTCAGCTCCGGCCTCGGCCCGCGCACAGCTCGTCGGCTCGATGAACGAGGGCGTGAACGGGCTGCTCGCGGGCGTGGACCTCCAGGACGTGGTCCCGGAGAGCGTGGTCAAGATCCCGGCCGGGCGGCTCATCGGGTCGCAGCTCATCTCCGGGCTGCTGTGGCTGGTGTTCTTCGGCGTGATCTTCGCGATCGCGCTCGGCAGTACCCTCATCGGAGTCCTCGTCGACGGAGATCCTGACGGAGGCATCGTGCTCCTCGGCATCGGTCTCGGCATGGGTGTGCCGATGGTCATCGCCGTGGTCGGCATCACCTGGGCGCAGATCTCCAAATCGCTGCGGTACTCGATCGCGCCGACCCCGGACGGCGTGCGCATCACGTACGGCCTGCTCACGACCGTCACCGAGACGCTTCCGCCGGGGCGCATCTTCGCGGTCGAGGTGTCCCAATCGTTGCTCTGGCGCCCGTTCGGCTGGTGGACCATCAAGATCAACCGGATGAGCGGCAAGAGCGTCGCGCAGCAGTCGTCGAGCAGCGGCCAGCAGTTCAACGTCGTGCTGCCGGTCGGCAAGCGCGCGGACGTCGAGCGCGTCCTGTCGCTCGTGCTGCCCGATGTCCCTGCGGACAGCATTCCGGCGCTGTGGGACCAGGGCGTCATCGGTCCCGCCGACAGCGATCCGTACCGCACGATGCCGCGCCGGGCCTGGTGGCGACGGCCGGTCTCCTGGAAGCGCCACGGCTACGCGGTGACGACGGACGGCCTGCTGCTGCGTCGCGGCGTCGTGTGGCGCAAGCTCGCGATCTTCCCGCTCGCGCGGCTCCAGGGCGTCTCGCTGAACCAGGGACCGATCGACCGTGCGCAGCGGGTCTCCGGCGCACAGGTGCACACCGTGCCGGGACCGATCACCGGTCTCCTCTCGGGTCTCGAGCGTGCCGATGCGCTCGCATTGCTCGACGAGGTCAGCATCGCCGCGGCGGAAGCGGCCTCCCGGGACCGGACGCACCGATGGAGCGAGCACGCCGCAGCCGCGGCTCCGTCCGTGGCTCCGGCTCCTCCAACTCCGCCCGTGTTCGGCGGTCCCGCGTCGGCGCCGCTCGTCTCACCGCCGCCCGTGTTCGGCGGTCCCGCGTCACCGCCCCTCCCGCCGCCTCCCGCTCCGTCGGCTCCGCCGTCGACGCCGCCTGTCGCCCCCGGGGGCCCGTCTGCGGTTCCGCCGGTGAGGACTCAGGTTGAGCAGCCGCCGGTGCCTCCGGTCACGGCGCCTCCCGTGGCTCCGCCGCGGCTGCCCCCGGTCACAGCGCCGCCGGTGGCTCCGCCGCCCGTGCCTCCCGTGACACCGCCGGCCCCATCGACCGATCCGTCGGCGCCTCCGCCTGCCCCGCCGGCGCGACCGGACGCGCCGCGCGAACAGTGA
- the ftsH gene encoding ATP-dependent zinc metalloprotease FtsH, giving the protein MDVKKLTRNPLIYVALIGVLLFGGFLLISNLGAPKQITTQEGLELLSGTTVTEVVTTDGDQRVDMTLSKPFQGSENVQFYYVEARADEVVSAIDAAAPKDGFNDAVPRATWFDGFLSLLLPLVLLGLLFWWLLSSMQGGGGKVMQFGKSKAKLVNKETPTVTFADVAGADEAIEELHEIKEFLQDPAKFQAIGARIPKGVLLYGPPGTGKTLLARAVAGEAGAPFYSISGSDFVEMFVGVGASRVRDLFSQAKENAPAIIFIDEIDAVGRHRGAGMGGGNDEREQTLNQMLVEMDGFDPNANVIVIAATNRPDILDPALLRPGRFDRQIGVDAPDLKGRQKILEVHSKGKPLSKNVDLEVVARKTPGFTGADLANVLNEAALLTARSNAQLIDNRALDEAIDRVIAGPQRRTRVMKDKEKLITAYHEGGHALAAAAMNYTDPVTKITILPRGKALGYTMVLPLDDKYSVTRNELQDQLTYAMGGRVAEEIVFHDPTTGASNDIEKATSIARKMVIEYGMTTQVGPVKLGTEGGDMFVARDMGRGREYSEKVAERVDAEVRALIEQAHNEAYAVLSENRDILDRLALALLEEETLDHTRIAEIFTEVKKLPERPLWLSSEDRPVSERPPIEVPKKDVSLAASVEAPTTPARPQQGSAGAGNPRPATA; this is encoded by the coding sequence ATGGATGTGAAGAAGCTCACCCGCAATCCGCTGATCTACGTCGCCCTGATCGGCGTGCTGCTCTTCGGCGGATTCCTGCTGATCTCGAACCTCGGTGCGCCGAAGCAGATCACGACGCAGGAGGGCCTCGAGCTGCTCTCGGGCACCACCGTGACCGAGGTCGTGACCACGGACGGTGACCAGCGGGTGGACATGACCCTGTCCAAGCCGTTCCAGGGCTCCGAGAACGTGCAGTTCTACTACGTGGAGGCCCGTGCCGACGAGGTGGTCTCGGCCATCGACGCCGCGGCCCCGAAGGACGGCTTCAACGACGCCGTCCCGCGCGCGACCTGGTTCGACGGGTTCCTCTCGCTCCTGCTCCCGCTGGTGCTGCTCGGCCTGCTGTTCTGGTGGCTGCTGTCCTCCATGCAGGGCGGTGGCGGCAAGGTCATGCAGTTCGGCAAGTCGAAGGCCAAGCTCGTCAACAAGGAGACGCCGACGGTCACCTTCGCCGACGTCGCCGGTGCCGACGAGGCCATCGAAGAGCTTCACGAGATCAAGGAGTTCCTGCAGGACCCCGCGAAGTTCCAGGCGATCGGCGCCCGCATCCCGAAGGGTGTGCTGCTCTACGGCCCTCCCGGAACCGGTAAGACCCTCCTGGCGCGGGCCGTCGCCGGCGAGGCCGGTGCGCCGTTCTACTCCATCTCCGGGTCCGACTTCGTCGAGATGTTCGTCGGCGTCGGCGCGTCCCGAGTGCGGGACCTGTTCAGCCAGGCCAAGGAGAACGCCCCTGCCATCATCTTCATCGACGAGATCGATGCCGTGGGTCGTCACCGCGGGGCCGGGATGGGCGGCGGCAACGACGAGCGCGAGCAGACGCTGAACCAGATGCTCGTGGAGATGGACGGCTTCGATCCGAACGCGAACGTCATCGTGATCGCGGCGACGAACCGTCCCGACATCCTCGACCCCGCCCTCCTGCGCCCCGGTCGCTTCGACCGGCAGATCGGCGTCGACGCTCCCGACCTCAAGGGCCGGCAGAAGATCCTCGAGGTGCACAGCAAGGGCAAGCCGCTGTCGAAGAACGTCGACCTCGAGGTCGTCGCCCGCAAGACCCCCGGATTCACGGGTGCGGACCTGGCGAACGTGCTGAACGAGGCCGCGCTGCTCACCGCCCGCTCGAACGCGCAGCTGATCGACAACCGCGCGCTGGACGAGGCCATCGATCGCGTGATCGCCGGTCCGCAGCGTCGTACCCGTGTGATGAAGGACAAGGAGAAGCTCATCACGGCGTACCACGAGGGCGGCCATGCGCTCGCGGCGGCGGCGATGAACTACACCGACCCCGTCACCAAGATCACGATCCTGCCCCGAGGCAAGGCGCTCGGCTACACGATGGTGCTGCCGCTGGACGACAAGTACTCCGTGACCCGCAACGAGCTGCAGGACCAGCTCACCTACGCGATGGGCGGACGCGTCGCGGAGGAGATCGTCTTCCACGACCCCACGACCGGTGCCTCGAACGACATCGAGAAGGCGACGTCGATCGCCCGCAAGATGGTCATCGAGTACGGCATGACGACGCAGGTCGGCCCCGTCAAGCTCGGGACCGAGGGTGGCGACATGTTCGTGGCCAGGGACATGGGCCGGGGTCGAGAGTACTCCGAGAAGGTCGCGGAGCGCGTCGACGCCGAGGTGCGTGCCTTGATCGAGCAGGCCCACAACGAGGCCTACGCGGTGCTCAGCGAGAACCGTGACATCCTCGACCGCCTGGCCCTGGCGCTCCTCGAGGAGGAGACCCTCGACCACACCCGCATCGCCGAGATCTTCACCGAGGTCAAGAAGCTCCCCGAGCGGCCGCTGTGGCTGTCGAGCGAGGACCGCCCGGTCTCCGAGCGGCCGCCGATCGAGGTCCCGAAGAAGGACGTCTCGCTCGCCGCGTCCGTCGAGGCGCCGACGACCCCGGCGCGCCCGCAGCAGGGCTCCGCCGGAGCAGGCAACCCTCGTCCCGCGACGGCGTGA
- the folP gene encoding dihydropteroate synthase: MTGIWGIVNVTPDSFSDGGRYLEADRAVAHGLRLRAEGASVLDVGGESTRPGAERVGVEEEQRRVLPVVEQLAAVGVAVSIDTLNASTAAAAVRAGARIVNDVSGGLADPDMRAAVAESGADFAIGHWRGFSADMYANADYRRVAREVAGELRERIGEAAAAGIAPSRLIVDPGIGFAKAGAQNWDVLRGLDEIVALGPRVLIGTSRKRFLADVLGAAAPEDDVSEARRDLATAVTSALALRAGVWAVRVHDVAATRDALAIASAWEG, encoded by the coding sequence ATGACCGGCATCTGGGGCATCGTCAACGTGACGCCCGACTCCTTCAGCGACGGCGGGCGCTACCTCGAGGCGGACCGCGCGGTCGCCCACGGCCTCCGTCTGCGCGCCGAAGGGGCGTCCGTCCTTGACGTCGGGGGCGAGTCGACCCGGCCGGGCGCGGAGCGCGTCGGCGTCGAGGAGGAGCAGCGCCGCGTCCTTCCGGTCGTCGAGCAGCTCGCGGCGGTCGGCGTCGCCGTGAGCATCGACACCCTGAACGCGTCGACGGCAGCGGCGGCGGTCCGTGCGGGGGCGCGCATCGTCAACGACGTCTCCGGTGGGCTCGCCGACCCGGACATGCGTGCCGCGGTCGCGGAGTCCGGAGCGGACTTCGCGATCGGACACTGGCGGGGCTTCTCGGCGGACATGTACGCGAACGCCGACTATCGGCGCGTCGCCCGGGAGGTCGCCGGGGAGCTGCGCGAGCGGATCGGCGAAGCCGCGGCCGCCGGAATCGCCCCGTCGCGCCTGATCGTCGACCCGGGCATCGGGTTCGCCAAGGCGGGGGCGCAGAACTGGGACGTGCTGCGCGGACTCGACGAGATCGTCGCGCTCGGCCCGCGCGTGCTGATCGGGACGTCGCGCAAGCGGTTCCTCGCCGACGTGCTGGGCGCGGCGGCTCCGGAAGATGACGTGTCGGAGGCCCGCAGAGACCTCGCCACCGCGGTGACGAGCGCTCTGGCGCTGCGCGCCGGCGTCTGGGCGGTGCGCGTGCATGACGTCGCCGCGACGCGCGACGCCCTCGCGATCGCCAGCGCCTGGGAAGGCTGA